GAATGAAGTGGAGATTCATATTCTAGGATACCAGCAACAGTGGAGTTGTCAAAAGTACCTAGGCCAGTCACATATGGTCTAGCGGTCATGAGGAATGTGGCATTTGGGTAGTGGGGTTTGGTCTTTAGAACAACATTTGTGGTCTGTCCTGGTGCTATGAGAGGTGTGTTGGTTTCAAACGGTTTAACATAAACTGCATCAGCTTCAACAACTGTGAGGCTGTGGTTTGCAATGCTGAAAAAGAGCTCGTCATTGAGTGCCGCATTGATGAGGCGGAGAAGATAAGTCTTCCTGGGCTTCACTTTTAGCTTGAATGTGTCTGCATGCCAAGTCCCATTTATACAAAATCAATGAGTTTATTAAGTTGATACTCCATATATACTTTCTTGAAATTGTACCATTGAAAAATgttccatatatataaaatttgataccTTTGACGGAGCAGTTATAGAGTGGCCCAGGAAGTCCATTGATAGTATAAGCATCAGAGACATTTGGGCCACCTCCTGTTTGTAGGGCTTGGCTAATTACTGCCTCAGGATCTACATTCCACCACTCTCCTGAAatgttttttttgggtattgaaATGCTTGcatcaattattatatatattatcaaaggtcaaaaagattaaataaaGGATTGTGCCTAATTATAAATACCAAAGATGATGGGAACTTCCTCGTAGGGTTTGGCAAATGGGTAAGGAACCCCACGCTTGGGAAGAATGATTAGAGGACCATAGACAGTTGCTCTTAACCATGATATATGGGCATGCCAGAAAAGAGTGCCTCTTTGGCCAACAATAGTAAAGTTGTAAACATAGCTCTGGCTAGTTTGTATAGGACATTGAGTTACATATGCTGGCCCATCAGCCCACCCTGTTTGAAGCTGTCGAATGCCATGCCTGTTTTAAACAAATTGTCATAATTACATTTAGATCACAAGTTCCAACaggaaaattatatttagaGTTAAATGTATGAAAAGTTGAAGTAGTTAGGAAATGGTTATTtgattatataattattattttaacatttttcctCACTTATGAGCTCTCTGAAGGGTTCATgagaacttttttatttatttttaattggtaaaTGTCCataaaatatatctatatatatatatatatatatatatatatatatatatatatgagaggtGTGGTTAACATGAGACAATAATGTTTAAActacaataataaattattgattgttctaaaaatttatactattaataaatgataaatttaataacttaaccattattttaataagaaatacATTACCAGTGAATGGAGATATTGTTTTGGACATGATTAACCACTTTGATGAGAAGGTGGTCACCCTCCCTAGAGACAATGCGAGGCCCAGGAAACTGTCCATTTACAGTCACAATACTCTTTGTGTGGCAAAGTCTTGTTACATTTTGTAATTTGATCTACAAAATAATTCCAaacttttaaaacataaaagaagaagaaaacatataaacttaaatcaaaatttctatAATGGTAACACGTTAATTTAGGTGCTGATCATGTAAATACATACGTCAAACTTGTAGTGCCTGGTTATGCCTGCAAGTGCAAGCTCAGGAATGAGATACGATGTAATGAATGAGAATATAAAGATTCTCGGAAATGCTGGTGATGAAAGAAGAGAAACACCCATCTTTTGTCTCTCTTTGATTGTTTTTCAAATGTGAGTATAAGTGGGGAACCTAACTGGTACGTTAGTGTATTATTATTGTGGTAAGGAAAGTACCACTAGAGTGTGTGTTCCTCGAAGCTATCCTGGTGCTACTTATATAGATAGATAGGGGGTGAGGAAAAAGTTTGGTCGAGTAGGTGATGGAAGTTTACTTAGCAAGTTTAGACAGAAGAGAATCACAAAAAGATTGTAATGGCTATTTTAAGAAGGCCAGTTGTTAGAAGAACTGTAGAGTGGTTTCAAAGACAATCAATTTCCTTTGACCTCCTTTCTCTTCAAGTCAAAGCTTTTCCTTCCtacaatataattttcttaTGAATTGAAGTTCTGTCAATCTTATAATAAAGCAGAAGCTATTTTGACCTACTTGCATGCTTAGCAACAATTGATGGAATGGAAAGATATGAGGCTGAAGACTACATCTCTATCTCTTTGCGAGCTGTCAAGCACAGTGAaattcggatttttttttttttttatataaaatttttcgtAATTATATTCTTTAGGCATGCATGTATCATTGGATGTGTATTCCATAGACTTCTAGAGTGATAATATATTTGCTGTAGCACCCTGATTAACAATACTAAATGATAGCtaatttcaaaatcaagagcaactttagtttttttttttattcataattatTAGGAGTCTGTCTATTTATGATCACTTATCGAAAATGGCCACTTAAGTTCCAGATTGTGGAAATGTTatagatggaaaaaaaaaaaggcttaccAATATTTCCAACATCCtcctatatataattttgggtttttctatttcattttgaattgaaaattttcaccAAGATTGAAGCATGGAATTGTATTAATTGTTCATTTGTTCCCATGTAGCTTTCTCAACCGCTAAACTTTGTAAGAAAGCAAAACTAACTGTTTCTATCTAACAGTCGTTTTAAAGGCAGTTAGCATGCAATAGTTTTAACAATTCAATGGTGACAGATAATAGATGAATACTTAAGAAACCTCAACTCATGCTTTTCTCTCTCAAGCATATATAATGCAAACTGATGCAGAAGCTTATTTACGAAGAACAACAAAAACTGaataaatttgatataaaaataaaattacatatggGATTTGATTCTTGAATCAACCTGCAAGTTTATGGCACCACCTAAC
The sequence above is drawn from the Quercus lobata isolate SW786 chromosome 12, ValleyOak3.0 Primary Assembly, whole genome shotgun sequence genome and encodes:
- the LOC115970012 gene encoding laccase-17-like; amino-acid sequence: MGVSLLSSPAFPRIFIFSFITSYLIPELALAGITRHYKFDIKLQNVTRLCHTKSIVTVNGQFPGPRIVSREGDHLLIKVVNHVQNNISIHWHGIRQLQTGWADGPAYVTQCPIQTSQSYVYNFTIVGQRGTLFWHAHISWLRATVYGPLIILPKRGVPYPFAKPYEEVPIIFGEWWNVDPEAVISQALQTGGGPNVSDAYTINGLPGPLYNCSVKDTFKLKVKPRKTYLLRLINAALNDELFFSIANHSLTVVEADAVYVKPFETNTPLIAPGQTTNVVLKTKPHYPNATFLMTARPYVTGLGTFDNSTVAGILEYESPLHSAASIRNLPLFKPSLPPLNDTSFATNFTNKLRSLASAQFPANVPQKVDRHFFFTIGLGTSPCQQNQTCQGPNGTMFAASINNVSFVQSTTALLQAHFFGQSNGVYTPDFPTTPIFPFNYMNNPPNNTMVSNGTKLVVLPFNTSVELVMQDTSILGAESHPLHLHGFNFFVVGQGFGNFDPNKDPSKFNLVDPNERNTVGVPSGGWVAIRFQADNPGVWFMHCHLEIHTSWGLKMAWVVLDGKLPNQKLLPPPADLPKC